Proteins from one Sulfolobales archaeon genomic window:
- a CDS encoding sulfite exporter TauE/SafE family protein, protein MDTLVMIIAYFLTGFLGGFIGSMTGLGGASIATPILSTILGVPLRLSIATSFATITANSIASSARYILEGLTSIRLGILIALPALLGVVVGVYTNISLDIRIIYILYGLTTISLIILGHLKTWFGRVFRIEGISIKRLDLFIVRGDYIDRSENRNIHFEAHNYIPAIPLMMLSGFIGGLFGIGGGVVNVITMEMVMGVPIKVAVATSTYVIGYISSVGSILYWKKGFLSMVIASLMIPGMILGSTLGSSLMPRMRSQYVRILFEAVALFLAFRMLLEGLSH, encoded by the coding sequence ATGGATACACTGGTGATGATCATAGCATACTTCTTAACAGGTTTTCTAGGAGGCTTCATAGGATCTATGACAGGTCTTGGAGGAGCTTCTATAGCAACTCCTATACTAAGTACTATTCTTGGTGTTCCTTTAAGACTTTCTATAGCAACTTCTTTCGCTACGATCACGGCTAATAGTATTGCTAGTAGTGCTAGATATATCTTGGAAGGACTTACCAGTATTAGATTAGGAATTCTAATAGCTCTACCAGCTCTTCTAGGAGTGGTAGTAGGAGTTTACACTAATATATCTCTAGATATTCGTATAATATACATCTTATATGGTTTGACTACGATATCTCTTATAATTCTAGGTCATCTTAAGACATGGTTTGGGAGAGTTTTCAGAATAGAAGGGATCTCTATAAAGAGATTAGATCTATTTATTGTAAGAGGTGATTATATTGATAGAAGTGAGAATAGAAATATACATTTCGAAGCTCATAACTATATTCCAGCTATTCCTCTCATGATGTTAAGCGGCTTTATAGGAGGCTTGTTCGGAATCGGCGGAGGAGTTGTCAATGTTATCACAATGGAGATGGTTATGGGGGTGCCGATTAAGGTTGCTGTTGCTACCAGCACTTATGTTATAGGATATATATCTTCTGTGGGAAGTATACTCTACTGGAAGAAAGGTTTTCTAAGTATGGTGATAGCAAGTCTTATGATCCCTGGAATGATCCTAGGTTCAACTCTTGGATCCAGTCTCATGCCTAGGATGAGATCTCAATATGTTAGAATACTTTTCGAAGCAGTAGCATTATTCCTAGCCTTTAGAATGCTTCTGGAGGGGTTAAGCCATTGA
- a CDS encoding magnesium transporter CorA family protein translates to MSFKGFFRMILGEDYKNLSEKDLSEIIGDHLRYLGDGYCEHEKNMIICSLTAPELDESSMIRDLHRLLMILERSEDKLYLYIDAGINSITPHEIIKRIEGLSSTGEVFQKILEYVAEEYQRAINKIGERIDLVEELIEREELEEVIRETHDIRRNLIMMRRHMRNFLGMLREIYGDQRILSYLPKPQRVFELVDEISIAIEMSEIYRETISSIREIHASLLGLKLNEVVKRLTAITVVLMLPTLIASIYGMNFDTSKPLNMPELSWGFGYIYALSLMLVSSIVGYMVLRLKKWI, encoded by the coding sequence GTGAGCTTCAAAGGATTCTTTAGAATGATCTTAGGAGAGGATTATAAGAATCTAAGTGAAAAAGATCTTTCAGAGATCATTGGAGATCACCTGAGATACCTAGGAGACGGGTATTGCGAGCATGAGAAAAACATGATAATATGCTCTCTAACAGCTCCAGAACTTGATGAGAGTTCTATGATTAGAGATCTGCATAGATTACTCATGATTTTAGAGCGATCAGAAGACAAGCTCTATCTCTATATAGATGCTGGCATCAACAGCATTACTCCACATGAGATCATCAAGAGGATAGAAGGCTTAAGCTCTACAGGAGAGGTTTTTCAGAAGATTCTCGAATATGTTGCTGAGGAATATCAAAGAGCTATTAATAAGATTGGTGAGAGAATTGATCTGGTTGAAGAGTTAATCGAGAGAGAAGAACTTGAAGAAGTGATTCGAGAAACTCATGATATTAGAAGAAATCTTATCATGATGAGAAGACATATGAGAAACTTTCTAGGAATGCTTAGAGAGATATACGGCGACCAGAGGATCTTATCATACCTGCCGAAGCCTCAGAGAGTATTTGAATTAGTAGATGAGATTTCTATAGCGATAGAGATGAGCGAGATATATAGAGAGACTATATCAAGTATTAGAGAGATCCATGCATCACTTCTAGGACTTAAACTTAATGAAGTGGTTAAGAGGCTTACAGCGATAACAGTGGTTCTAATGCTACCAACACTAATAGCATCTATATACGGTATGAACTTTGATACCTCAAAACCTCTAAACATGCCTGAGCTGTCATGGGGTTTTGGATATATCTATGCTCTGTCTCTAATGCTTGTATCATCTATAGTAGGTTATATGGTTCTCAGACTTAAGAAATGGATCTAG
- a CDS encoding dihydrodipicolinate synthase family protein, which translates to MPGAKFYGVITPLITPFKEDLSIDLEAVRWLVRYQVSKGVHGIFPNSTTGEFVHLRKEESIDLTRTVIEEVGGKTWVLPGISSNYTDHSIELGLLFKDLGVDGVIITPPFFFKISGGRLKLHFSRVAEKIDIPIIIYNIPAMTGINIPVSLYVELAKEYSNIVGAKITYDSYTYLRELIFEVKNARKDFAILTGLDDLLLPVLMMGGDGGIMALANLAPQIHRAVYDAWLRGEIERAYREYKKLLKLARVYDIATSYPTAVKTALNILGTPVKPYVRPPLTPEPLENEEKIRRILEELEIKI; encoded by the coding sequence ATGCCTGGAGCGAAATTCTACGGAGTTATAACTCCTCTCATCACACCTTTTAAAGAAGATCTATCGATAGATCTTGAAGCTGTGAGATGGCTTGTGAGATATCAGGTTTCTAAAGGTGTTCACGGGATCTTTCCTAATTCTACGACTGGAGAGTTTGTTCATTTGAGAAAAGAAGAATCTATAGATCTAACGAGAACCGTTATAGAAGAGGTAGGAGGAAAAACATGGGTTCTACCTGGTATTAGTAGCAACTATACTGATCATTCCATAGAACTCGGATTATTATTCAAGGATCTCGGAGTAGATGGAGTTATTATAACACCTCCATTCTTCTTCAAGATCTCAGGTGGTAGACTTAAACTTCATTTCTCTAGAGTAGCAGAGAAGATCGATATACCGATCATAATATACAATATACCTGCCATGACAGGAATCAACATACCTGTAAGTCTATACGTAGAACTGGCTAAGGAGTATAGCAATATAGTAGGAGCTAAGATAACATATGATAGCTATACATATCTTCGCGAGCTCATATTCGAAGTAAAGAATGCGAGAAAAGACTTCGCCATTCTAACAGGCTTAGACGATCTACTGCTACCAGTACTTATGATGGGAGGTGACGGAGGTATAATGGCTCTAGCTAACCTAGCTCCACAGATACATAGGGCAGTATATGATGCATGGTTGCGAGGAGAGATCGAAAGAGCATATAGAGAGTATAAGAAGTTATTAAAACTAGCACGTGTATATGATATAGCTACATCATATCCTACAGCGGTAAAGACAGCACTGAATATACTGGGTACACCTGTTAAACCATATGTTAGACCACCTCTCACGCCTGAGCCGTTAGAAAACGAGGAGAAGATAAGAAGAATTCTAGAGGAGCTTGAAATCAAAATCTAG
- a CDS encoding THUMP domain-containing protein gives MSRYLVRVSGEIALKGSRRKLLEKILIENLESLVRECGNVRKIDSGRILVEGCSDISESIARVFGVHEVLEVDVIDFKNLEELSSFISERFSGIIPGKRFAVRVRRIGSHSFTSIDVARIVGEALRRYGGLVDLEKPEIEVYVEIRGEKAFISSSGRRVRGFGGLPLRSSENILLLFSGGFDSTVSAWLLMRRGSPVDLLYFKMGTLETMKRSLEVAEELLRRWSIGYNARVFIADIAETIREIRRKIKPAYWQISLKRSMYLIASEIAKKFGYKSIATGESIWEANSQTISNLIASSKNLDIMILRPVIGLSKDDIIRISREIGLYEKCERVPETCWLGSYVPVKVDEKSFLEEFNKLDQEIFRRTTEKIVEVNIYGDWREEIEKLYQGDIEIDRIPEDAVLIDITRKYVGKEIKGFRIYDLSMIEKFRDKPIILLCERGELSHVLAQEFRREGYRIYSLRGGFKILFGDSASKQDL, from the coding sequence TTGAGCAGGTATCTCGTAAGAGTTTCTGGAGAGATAGCTTTAAAAGGTTCTCGAAGAAAACTTCTTGAGAAGATTCTAATAGAGAATCTAGAGAGTCTTGTAAGAGAATGCGGAAATGTTAGAAAAATTGATAGCGGTAGAATCCTTGTAGAGGGATGCTCAGATATCTCTGAATCTATTGCCAGAGTATTTGGAGTCCACGAGGTTTTAGAAGTTGATGTAATAGATTTCAAGAATCTCGAAGAACTCTCCTCGTTTATCAGTGAGAGATTCAGTGGTATTATACCTGGAAAGAGATTTGCTGTGAGAGTTAGAAGAATCGGAAGCCACAGCTTCACCTCTATAGATGTTGCTAGGATCGTTGGAGAGGCTCTCAGAAGATATGGAGGTTTAGTAGATCTGGAGAAGCCCGAGATAGAGGTCTATGTGGAGATACGTGGTGAGAAAGCTTTCATATCTTCCTCGGGTAGGAGAGTTAGAGGATTTGGAGGTCTTCCACTGAGATCTTCTGAGAATATTCTTCTTCTATTCTCGGGAGGTTTTGATTCAACGGTTTCAGCATGGCTTCTAATGAGAAGAGGATCTCCTGTAGATCTGCTTTATTTTAAAATGGGAACTCTAGAAACCATGAAGAGATCTCTGGAGGTTGCCGAGGAACTTCTCAGAAGATGGTCTATAGGTTATAATGCTAGAGTATTTATAGCTGATATAGCTGAGACTATTAGAGAGATAAGAAGAAAAATCAAACCTGCTTACTGGCAGATCTCTCTAAAAAGATCTATGTATCTAATAGCTTCAGAGATCGCGAAAAAGTTCGGGTATAAATCTATAGCAACTGGAGAGAGTATTTGGGAAGCTAATAGCCAGACCATATCTAATCTGATAGCTTCTTCAAAAAACCTTGATATAATGATTCTAAGACCCGTGATCGGATTAAGCAAAGATGATATAATAAGGATCTCTAGAGAAATCGGATTATATGAAAAATGTGAGAGAGTTCCAGAAACATGCTGGCTAGGATCCTATGTGCCTGTGAAAGTAGATGAGAAGTCCTTTCTAGAAGAATTTAACAAGCTAGATCAGGAGATTTTCAGAAGAACTACTGAAAAAATAGTAGAGGTGAACATATATGGAGACTGGAGAGAAGAGATTGAAAAACTCTATCAAGGAGATATCGAGATAGATAGAATCCCAGAAGATGCTGTTCTAATAGATATAACCAGAAAATATGTTGGAAAAGAGATCAAAGGTTTCAGAATATATGACCTGAGCATGATAGAAAAATTCAGAGACAAACCAATAATACTTCTATGTGAGAGGGGAGAGTTAAGCCATGTACTAGCACAGGAATTCAGGAGAGAAGGTTACAGGATCTATAGTCTGAGAGGAGGTTTTAAAATATTATTCGGAGATTCCGCTTCCAAACAAGATCTCTAG
- a CDS encoding polyprenyl synthetase family protein translates to MNYEDFARRFIPMVEKHIEEIISCDIRILELASKHLIKAGGKRLRPLMLGLFAGAFGGDLDSAALAGAAIEILHNFTLVHDDIMDRDEMRRGVPTTHVVYGEPMAILAGDYLYAKAYRSLLKLRDRISPDKLVRIIDLLNRASEIVAEGQALDLTLPTFSEVSEDQYINMVYRKTASLFIASAGIGVLLGESSERDLENSTSYAEYAGIAFQIRDDIIGLLGDPKVTGKPVLNDLREGKRTIMVIHAIREASENDRRFLLNVIGNKNSSQEDLLRARDLIISYGGVRRAEELIKIYAEKAFKMLDILGSSSKNPQYIDMIRDLTSRLVYRER, encoded by the coding sequence TTGAACTATGAAGACTTCGCCAGAAGATTCATACCTATGGTTGAAAAGCATATAGAGGAGATCATATCATGCGATATCAGAATACTCGAGCTAGCTTCAAAACATCTGATTAAAGCTGGGGGGAAGAGGCTCAGACCTCTCATGCTAGGACTATTCGCTGGAGCATTCGGAGGAGATCTTGATTCAGCAGCTCTGGCAGGAGCTGCTATAGAGATTCTTCATAACTTCACACTAGTTCATGATGATATCATGGATAGAGATGAGATGAGAAGAGGTGTTCCTACAACGCATGTTGTCTATGGAGAGCCTATGGCTATACTAGCTGGAGACTATCTATATGCTAAAGCCTATAGATCTCTTCTTAAATTGAGAGATAGAATCTCACCTGATAAACTTGTCAGAATAATAGATCTTCTTAACAGAGCTTCCGAGATAGTTGCCGAAGGTCAGGCACTGGATCTTACTCTACCAACCTTCTCAGAAGTTTCAGAGGATCAGTATATTAACATGGTTTATAGGAAGACAGCATCTCTATTCATAGCATCAGCAGGCATAGGAGTGCTACTCGGAGAATCTAGTGAAAGAGATCTTGAAAATAGTACTAGCTATGCCGAGTATGCTGGCATAGCATTTCAGATTAGAGATGATATAATAGGGCTTCTAGGAGATCCTAAGGTGACTGGAAAACCTGTTCTCAACGATCTTAGGGAGGGTAAGAGAACTATAATGGTGATCCACGCGATTAGAGAAGCTAGTGAGAATGATAGGAGATTTCTATTGAATGTGATCGGAAATAAGAATTCTTCTCAAGAGGATCTCCTAAGAGCTAGAGATCTTATAATATCATATGGAGGCGTTAGAAGAGCTGAGGAGCTTATTAAGATATATGCTGAGAAAGCCTTCAAAATGCTAGATATTCTAGGATCTTCTTCTAAGAATCCTCAGTATATTGACATGATCAGAGATCTCACTTCAAGACTCGTATATAGAGAGAGGTAG
- a CDS encoding Nre family DNA repair protein, with translation MKISPELCIRCRGSKYLCGRGYCPILVMKSRDLILSQKLESEFLEGSSPPTVFVGRVGYPKIMIYPSAPPIRGDTSHLEDPSKWLRMNLERFLALRLSIVRGGVSYNVDAARDPDRRLLEIQELALSSKPVDIFMSFEKPPRGGILSEHTPPLGPWSYLRRFEINSNISMDRSVSKVYYDTDLKASEAVKILYRSGVDVNKISRILSIGALGSRRSRRIVPTRWAITAVDSMISEELVRRIREMPLIEDYMIFIRKTHGNLFIGILAPTQWMFEWGEAWFPGTTWNAWGLNPEIEVDYELHSGRSSYPSIGGCYYASRLAVAEALHSMGRQASAILWREIYPGFDLPIGVWFVRENIREMMRGKPMRAGSFREALNMIRGVLRIPLEKWIERSYISKILLEKKLDSYAGRK, from the coding sequence TTGAAAATATCACCAGAGCTTTGCATCAGATGTAGAGGGTCAAAATATTTATGTGGTAGAGGGTACTGTCCTATTCTAGTTATGAAGTCTAGAGATCTTATACTTTCTCAAAAACTTGAATCGGAATTTTTAGAAGGTTCTTCTCCTCCTACTGTTTTTGTGGGTAGAGTAGGATATCCAAAGATCATGATATACCCCTCAGCGCCACCTATCAGAGGTGACACATCACATTTGGAAGATCCTTCTAAATGGCTTAGAATGAATCTTGAGAGATTTCTAGCGTTAAGACTTTCAATTGTGAGAGGAGGCGTATCTTATAATGTTGATGCTGCTAGAGATCCTGATAGAAGACTTCTAGAGATCCAAGAACTAGCTCTCTCATCAAAACCCGTAGATATTTTCATGAGCTTTGAAAAACCTCCTAGAGGAGGTATTCTCTCAGAACACACACCTCCTCTAGGTCCTTGGTCTTATCTGAGAAGGTTTGAGATAAATTCAAACATCTCTATGGATAGATCTGTGAGTAAGGTTTACTATGATACGGATCTCAAAGCTTCTGAAGCTGTGAAGATCCTCTATAGATCAGGAGTTGATGTAAATAAGATCTCTAGAATTCTCAGTATAGGAGCTCTAGGTAGTAGAAGAAGTAGAAGAATAGTGCCAACAAGATGGGCTATAACAGCTGTTGACAGCATGATTTCTGAAGAACTTGTAAGGAGAATTAGAGAGATGCCTCTGATAGAAGACTACATGATATTCATAAGAAAAACACATGGAAATCTATTCATAGGGATACTAGCTCCTACGCAATGGATGTTTGAATGGGGCGAAGCATGGTTTCCCGGAACAACATGGAATGCCTGGGGTTTGAATCCTGAGATTGAAGTAGATTACGAGCTTCATAGCGGTAGAAGTAGCTACCCCTCTATAGGAGGATGCTATTATGCTTCGAGGCTTGCTGTAGCAGAAGCTCTTCATTCTATGGGTAGACAGGCTTCTGCAATTCTCTGGAGAGAGATCTATCCAGGATTCGATCTTCCTATAGGAGTGTGGTTTGTCAGAGAAAATATTAGAGAGATGATGCGTGGAAAACCTATGAGAGCTGGAAGTTTTAGAGAAGCTCTTAACATGATTCGAGGAGTTCTTAGAATACCTCTAGAAAAATGGATCGAGAGATCTTATATATCTAAGATTCTACTCGAGAAGAAGCTGGACTCGTATGCAGGTAGAAAGTAG
- a CDS encoding zinc ribbon domain-containing protein gives MRVGELIETLKMKALPESSDDYKALTEFLNLYRDAVQLVVDRVWNLDEIPSIKTLHKIFYSELRELGFRAHHVKQIYLYAKAVVRSSKRNNGKKPVLRKLTARLDRANRSSNFNKKLSLWFYRKIQFTISYEALERRLLVSYVNPMNTSSKCSRCGSRLKIIAVE, from the coding sequence ATGAGGGTTGGAGAGCTTATTGAGACTCTTAAGATGAAGGCTCTCCCCGAGAGTAGCGATGACTATAAAGCATTAACCGAGTTCCTTAACCTCTATCGTGATGCAGTTCAACTAGTAGTAGACAGAGTTTGGAATCTAGATGAGATACCATCGATAAAAACCCTACACAAGATATTCTACTCAGAACTTAGAGAGCTTGGTTTTAGAGCACATCATGTTAAGCAGATCTACTTATACGCTAAAGCAGTTGTTAGATCTAGTAAGAGGAATAATGGTAAGAAACCTGTTCTCAGAAAACTAACAGCTAGATTAGATAGAGCCAACAGAAGTAGTAATTTCAATAAAAAACTATCACTATGGTTCTATAGAAAAATACAATTCACTATAAGCTATGAAGCTCTCGAGAGAAGACTGTTGGTTAGCTACGTTAACCCGATGAATACATCATCAAAATGCTCGAGATGCGGAAGCAGGTTAAAGATAATAGCGGTAGAATAA
- a CDS encoding 6-carboxytetrahydropterin synthase — MRICVGVQSVEISLIHVVDLLNEREHPHGHTYYIDLCVEGFINEKGYIIDLRELEKILGKVLESYDRKIIVPRDYDISIFPEDMRKRIIINPLGNATIENIAIDIIKRIYEILNRRDLKLYLRLREGGRYFVEVSYP, encoded by the coding sequence ATGAGAATCTGTGTAGGTGTTCAGAGTGTAGAGATCAGTCTTATCCATGTTGTAGACCTTCTTAATGAGAGAGAGCATCCTCATGGACATACATACTATATAGATCTATGTGTTGAAGGTTTTATCAACGAGAAAGGATACATAATTGATCTGAGAGAGCTTGAGAAGATCCTTGGAAAAGTTCTAGAGAGTTATGATAGAAAGATCATAGTACCCAGAGATTATGATATATCTATATTTCCAGAGGACATGAGAAAAAGAATCATTATAAATCCTCTGGGGAATGCAACTATAGAAAACATAGCAATAGATATCATAAAGAGGATCTATGAAATACTTAACAGAAGAGATCTAAAACTTTATCTAAGATTAAGAGAAGGAGGAAGATACTTTGTAGAGGTCTCATATCCCTAG
- a CDS encoding DUF2118 domain-containing protein, translating to MVSEYPYILLESLCEDVRDPEHCYCLDQDAKILGHGCGECSKCYVEKPYEEAYKYFYDSERSLSSRSFVVVPPRSSYGLLVPSGASLKALILKGSYVTTLVSEGEEIKEGSRIAQILTRKGEFRTYRSPLEGVVIYISNMLEEDYSSVIIILAEKISLDRVEIR from the coding sequence TTGGTATCTGAATATCCCTACATACTTCTCGAAAGCCTTTGCGAGGATGTTAGAGATCCCGAGCATTGCTACTGTCTAGACCAAGATGCTAAGATCTTGGGACATGGCTGTGGAGAATGTTCGAAATGCTATGTTGAAAAGCCTTATGAAGAAGCTTACAAGTACTTCTATGATTCTGAGAGAAGTCTGAGCAGTAGATCATTTGTGGTAGTACCTCCCAGATCAAGCTACGGCTTGTTAGTTCCATCAGGTGCTTCTCTTAAAGCTCTCATATTAAAAGGATCATATGTAACAACCCTGGTTTCTGAGGGGGAAGAGATCAAAGAAGGATCTAGGATAGCTCAAATATTAACTAGAAAAGGCGAGTTCAGAACATATAGATCTCCTCTCGAAGGTGTTGTGATCTACATCTCGAACATGCTTGAAGAAGATTATAGCAGTGTTATTATAATACTTGCCGAAAAAATATCATTAGATAGAGTTGAGATTAGATGA
- a CDS encoding glutamate--tRNA ligase, translated as MSTSYDEIEKIILRHALENAVKHGGKASPGPVINKVLGERQELRSRAREIASKVNEIISRVNSMSIEEQIKLLEEIGAEPQMRREEKKTLPQLPEVHDNYVVTRFAPNPDFVLHLGNARPALLSHVYAHEIYRGKMILRFEDTDPRLKKPMPEAYKIIKEDLRWLGIWWDEEYIQSLRMEIYYETARKIIERGGAYVDLLPGEEFRKLKIERKPSPYRDSDPYKNLELFDRMISGGFSEGEAVLRIKTDLSHPDPSVIDWIAFRIIDTDKNPHPITGSRYVAWPTYNFAAAVDDHLMGVTHIFRGREHSQNTIKQMFLYNHMGWRYPVVISHGRIKLEGFILSKSKIKSLLERYPGKFKGFSDPRFGTLASLRERGILPETVKEIILETGVKPSDATISWDVIAAVNRKNIDSISRRIFYVEDPVKIYLEDASEDLCNDIPYHPSNSSLGSRRLCVDRDDKGFFVYVQRRDLEDLKRVRLMELANIEILNRIDENTYRAKIISRDLDTARKLKLQIIQWIGRERIPSELYVPEGLRMKRRRGYVEKSILETRDQIYQLIRIGFAKIMKASKRIAQLLFIHD; from the coding sequence ATGAGTACATCATATGATGAGATCGAGAAGATAATACTTAGACACGCTCTAGAAAATGCTGTAAAACATGGTGGTAAAGCTTCTCCAGGTCCTGTGATAAATAAGGTGCTAGGAGAAAGACAGGAGCTTAGATCCAGAGCTAGAGAGATCGCTTCTAAGGTTAATGAGATCATCTCAAGAGTTAATTCTATGAGTATTGAAGAGCAGATCAAGCTGTTAGAAGAGATAGGTGCAGAACCTCAGATGAGAAGAGAAGAGAAGAAAACACTACCGCAACTACCCGAGGTACATGATAACTATGTTGTCACAAGATTCGCTCCAAACCCTGATTTCGTACTTCATCTAGGGAATGCAAGACCTGCGCTATTGTCTCACGTATATGCTCATGAGATCTATCGTGGTAAGATGATTCTAAGATTCGAGGACACCGATCCAAGACTTAAAAAACCTATGCCTGAGGCGTATAAGATCATAAAAGAAGATCTCAGATGGCTAGGTATTTGGTGGGATGAAGAGTATATTCAAAGTCTTAGAATGGAGATCTATTATGAGACTGCTAGAAAGATCATTGAGAGAGGCGGAGCTTACGTGGATCTCCTCCCTGGAGAAGAGTTTAGAAAACTTAAGATAGAGAGAAAACCTTCTCCCTACAGAGATTCAGATCCTTACAAGAACCTAGAACTCTTCGATAGAATGATATCAGGAGGTTTTTCAGAGGGTGAAGCAGTGCTCAGAATCAAAACAGATCTAAGTCATCCAGATCCTAGCGTTATAGATTGGATAGCTTTCAGAATAATAGATACTGATAAGAACCCTCACCCTATAACAGGATCTAGATATGTGGCGTGGCCTACATATAATTTCGCTGCTGCTGTAGATGATCATCTTATGGGTGTGACTCATATATTCAGAGGTAGAGAGCATTCTCAGAATACTATTAAGCAGATGTTCCTCTATAATCACATGGGCTGGAGATATCCTGTAGTTATATCTCATGGAAGGATCAAGCTTGAGGGATTTATACTGAGCAAGTCTAAAATTAAGAGCTTGCTCGAGAGATATCCAGGTAAATTCAAAGGATTCTCAGATCCTAGGTTTGGAACTCTGGCAAGTTTAAGAGAGAGAGGGATCCTTCCTGAGACTGTGAAAGAGATCATACTTGAAACAGGTGTGAAACCTAGCGATGCAACTATCTCATGGGATGTTATAGCGGCTGTTAATAGGAAGAATATTGATAGCATAAGTAGGAGGATCTTCTATGTAGAAGATCCTGTGAAAATATATCTAGAAGATGCTTCAGAAGATCTTTGCAACGACATACCGTATCACCCGAGCAATAGCAGTCTTGGATCCAGGAGATTATGCGTGGATCGAGATGATAAAGGTTTCTTTGTATATGTTCAGAGAAGAGATCTTGAGGATCTGAAGAGAGTAAGACTTATGGAGCTAGCTAATATAGAGATTCTGAATAGAATCGATGAAAACACTTATAGAGCTAAGATCATATCTAGAGATCTTGATACCGCTAGAAAACTGAAGCTACAGATCATTCAGTGGATTGGTAGAGAGAGGATTCCTTCAGAACTATATGTACCAGAAGGACTTAGAATGAAGAGAAGAAGAGGATATGTTGAGAAGAGCATACTAGAAACAAGAGATCAAATATATCAGCTTATTAGAATTGGATTTGCTAAGATCATGAAAGCCAGCAAGAGAATAGCACAGCTTCTATTCATTCACGACTAG
- a CDS encoding molybdopterin molybdotransferase MoeA: MKGFRRLITYGEALKIMFENISIREIESEEVELLDSLGRYASKDIVARYDIPPFDRSAVDGYAVRSSETYGASETNPVELRLIGRITAGEKPSKIPEIGAGEAMKIFTGAPLPRGADAVVMAEHVIEREDSILVLKPVASYQNVSRAGEDFRRGDIIVRRGSRIKPWHIATLAAQNITRVPVFRRLRIGVLSTGSEVIEPGGSYDPESGFVLNSSKPLLLALARDSGCEPIDLGTVPDDRSIIMEKILEGLEKVDIMITTGGSSIGEEDLVPNVVSSIEDSRIVFHGVRIRPGRTIGLAMVRGKPLFMFSGFPVASLVGFQFFVQPYILKAYNAYEEPQPMVRGRIVRRIANPHSTRSFVRVRVFKKNGEILVEPLAITGSGVLSTLTKANGILVIPEDLEGFDEGEYVEVLLIDRIYEG, encoded by the coding sequence ATGAAGGGGTTCAGGAGGCTCATAACATATGGTGAAGCTCTGAAGATCATGTTTGAAAATATATCGATCAGAGAGATCGAAAGCGAGGAGGTAGAATTACTAGATTCTCTGGGTAGATATGCTTCAAAAGATATAGTAGCTCGATACGACATACCTCCTTTTGATAGAAGTGCTGTTGACGGGTATGCTGTGAGATCTTCAGAAACCTATGGAGCTTCCGAGACAAATCCTGTAGAGCTAAGATTGATAGGAAGAATCACAGCAGGGGAAAAGCCTAGTAAAATTCCCGAGATAGGTGCAGGAGAAGCTATGAAGATCTTCACAGGAGCACCTCTTCCAAGAGGTGCTGACGCTGTTGTAATGGCTGAGCACGTTATAGAGAGGGAGGATAGTATCCTAGTTCTAAAACCTGTAGCATCTTATCAGAATGTGTCTAGAGCTGGCGAGGATTTCAGAAGAGGAGATATAATTGTGAGAAGAGGATCCAGGATCAAACCTTGGCATATAGCTACTCTAGCTGCACAGAATATTACTAGAGTCCCTGTTTTCAGGAGGCTTAGAATAGGAGTTCTATCCACGGGATCCGAGGTTATAGAGCCTGGGGGTTCTTATGATCCTGAGAGTGGTTTTGTTCTTAACAGTTCTAAGCCTCTTCTACTAGCTCTAGCTAGAGATTCAGGGTGTGAACCGATAGATCTTGGGACTGTCCCTGATGACAGAAGTATTATTATGGAGAAGATTTTAGAAGGATTAGAAAAAGTTGATATAATGATCACAACAGGAGGTTCAAGCATTGGAGAAGAAGATCTCGTACCCAACGTTGTGAGCTCTATAGAAGATAGTAGAATAGTATTCCATGGAGTTAGAATAAGACCTGGAAGAACCATAGGACTTGCAATGGTCAGAGGCAAGCCTCTATTCATGTTCTCAGGCTTTCCAGTAGCCTCCCTAGTAGGTTTTCAGTTCTTTGTACAACCATATATATTGAAGGCATACAATGCCTACGAAGAACCTCAACCTATGGTGAGGGGGAGGATCGTGAGGAGAATAGCAAATCCTCATTCTACGAGAAGTTTTGTAAGAGTCAGAGTGTTCAAGAAGAATGGAGAGATCTTAGTAGAACCTCTAGCTATAACAGGTTCCGGTGTCCTCTCTACTCTTACTAAAGCTAATGGGATTCTCGTGATCCCAGAAGATCTGGAGGGTTTTGACGAGGGTGAATACGTGGAAGTGCTTTTGATAGACAGGATCTATGAAGGTTAG